One stretch of Oncorhynchus clarkii lewisi isolate Uvic-CL-2024 chromosome 3, UVic_Ocla_1.0, whole genome shotgun sequence DNA includes these proteins:
- the LOC139386653 gene encoding acyl-CoA dehydrogenase family member 10-like, which yields MKKMQTAARFRSQLWSLKMPTLCHRSFAAISTYKAVIFDMYGVLIPSPVKLATVFEQQNSVPLGTLGKAIRTGGEVNAWKRFMRGEIGAEEFVEAFGRQCSEIAGSPVPIGSFLSNLTSGPMTRPLPVMMEAILCARSRGLKTAVLSNNFLQLNGDPFLPLDHSLFDVIVESCREGLSKPDPRIYHLCLNRLGVSAHEAVFLDDLKLNVEAAAQLGMHAIKVGDIAVSVKELEGVLGIPLSGFVPGPGSAPVATKLPMDHLTQYLRKALHLSDKDSVAVQQLNPSQSNSLYHLTTGGRHLLLRKQQKTSRAMETEYRLLKSLSGSGIPVPEIIDLCEDPSVLGAPFLLMEVCLGRMFSDPSLPGLTPGDRRALYQAMQHTLCQIHCLDTRAVGLEDYGEPVDYMGLQVQWWTQQYRDSETPPIPAMERLIQWLPLHLPKHQRSTLIHGSFSLENLVFHPEKPEVVAVMDWGRSRLGDPLTDLTFSCMAHCLPQDNPLLTGISDRGLVQLGIPTVEEVMGQYCSSMGLEEGVPDWNFYMAFHLFCLAASHQRESKSTIAGTRT from the exons ATGAAGAAGATGCAGACTGCTGCACGATTCAGGTCTCAGTTGTGGAGTCTGAAGATGCCTACCCTCTGTCACAGAAGCTTTGCTGCCATCTCCACTTACAAAGCTGTCATTTTTGACATGTATGGAGTTCTCATTCCGTCACCTGTCAAATTGGCAACAG tgtttgaacaacagaacagtgttcCTCTGGGCACGCTGGGCAAGGCCATCAGGACAGGTGGGGAGGTGAATGCGTGGAAGAGGTTCATGCGTGGAGAGATTGGGGCTGAGGAGTTTGTGGAGGCCTTCGGCAGGCAGTGCAGTGAGATA GCAGGAAGTCCTGTTCCCATTGGCTCATTCTTGTCTAATCTGACCAGTGGGCCAATGACCAGGCCTCTACCCGTCATGATGGAGGCCATTTTGTGTGCTCGCTCCAGGGGCCTGAAGACTGCTGTTCTCAGCAACAACTTCCTCCAGCTGAACGGTGACCCCTTCCTGCCTCTGGACCACTCTCTCTTCGATGTG ATAGTTGAGTCGTGTAGGGAGGGCCTCAGTAAGCCAGACCCTAGGATCTACCACCTGTGCCTGAACAGACTGGGTGTCTCTGCCCATGAGGCTGTGTTTCTGGATGACCTGAAGTTAAACGTTGAGGCAGCTGCCCAGCTAGGGATGCATGCCATCAAG GTAGGGGACATTGCAGTGTCAGTGAAGGAGCTGGAAGGGGTGCTGGGGATCCCCCTGTCAGGGTTTGTTCCTGGGCCTGGTTCTGCCCCTGTGGCCACAAAGCTCCCTATGGACCATCTTACACAGTACCTGAGGAAGGCTCTCCATCTGTCTGACAAAG ACTCTGTTGCTGTCCAACAACTCAACCCCAGTCAGTCAAACTCCTTATATCACTTGACCACTGGAGGGCGCCATCTCCTCCTGAGGAAACAGCAGAAGACCTCCCGAGCCATGGAGACAGAGTACAG GTTGTTGAAATCTCTCAGTGGATCCGGCATCCCTGTTCCAGAGATCATTGATCTGTGTGAGGACCCAAG TGTCCTGGGTGCTCCCTTCCTCTTGATGGAGGTCTGTCTAGGGAGGATGTTCAGTGACCCCTCCCTGCCAGGCCTGACCCCTGGGGACAGGAGGGCCTTGTACCAAGCCATGCAACACACACTCTGCCAGATCCACTGTCTAGATACTAGAGCAGTCGGCCTGGAGGACTACGGCGAGCCAG TGGATTACATGGGGCTTCAGGTACAGTGGTGGACTCAGCAGTACAGGGACAGTGAGACTCCGCCCATCCCAGCCATGGAGAGACTCATACAGTGGCTTCCTCTGCACCTCCCCAAACACCAGAGATCTACGCTGATCCATGGAAGCTTCAG CCTGGAGAACCTTGTGTTCCACCCAGAGAAGCCAGAGGTGGTTGCGGTGATGGACTGGGGCCGTTCCAGACTGGGTGACCCTCTAACAGACTTGACCTTCAGCTGTATGGCTCACTGCCTGCCCCAGGACAACCCTCTACTGACAG GTATATCTGACAGGGGCCTAGTCCAGCTGGGTATCCCCACTGTGGAGGAGGTGATGGGGCAGTACTGCAGCTCTATGGGTCTGGAGGAGGGAGTCCCAGACTGGAACTTCTACATGGCCTTCCACCTCTTCTGCCTGGCAGCCAGTcaccagagagagagcaagagtacCATTGCAGGTACCAGAACATAG